From one Synechocystis sp. PCC 6803 substr. PCC-P genomic stretch:
- the rplQ gene encoding 50S ribosomal protein L17, whose product MRHRCRVPQLGKPADQRKALLRALTTELIRHGQIKTTKARAKAVRSEVDRMITLAKDGSLAARRRALGYMYDKPTVHALFADAPSRYKDRDGGYTRIIRTLRRRGDNAEMAVIELV is encoded by the coding sequence ATGCGACACAGATGTCGAGTGCCTCAGTTGGGGAAGCCCGCTGACCAAAGAAAGGCCCTGCTGAGGGCTTTAACTACGGAGTTAATCCGCCACGGACAAATCAAGACCACTAAGGCTAGAGCTAAAGCCGTGCGTTCTGAGGTAGACCGCATGATTACCCTAGCTAAGGATGGTTCCCTGGCCGCCCGTCGCCGGGCCCTAGGCTATATGTATGACAAACCCACAGTCCACGCTTTGTTTGCGGATGCTCCCAGCCGCTATAAAGACAGGGATGGGGGCTATACCCGCATTATTAGAACCCTACGTCGCCGGGGTGACAATGCGGAAATGGCTGTGATTGAATTGGTCTAG